A single region of the Anaerostipes rhamnosivorans genome encodes:
- a CDS encoding DNA gyrase/topoisomerase IV subunit A: MAEHIIRAEFSEVMQKSYIDYAMSVICARALPDIRDGLKPVQRRVLYAMDELNLRYDRPHRKSARIVGDTMGKYHPHGDSSIYESLVVMEQDFKKGMPLVDGHGNFGSIEGDGAAAMRYTEARLKKFTQEVYLADLDKNVVDFTANFDETEKEPEVLPVRVPNLLINGAEGIAVGMTTSIPPHNLGEVVDAMTAYLDDESVDNDQLLTYIQGPDFPTGGLVVNKKDLRNIYSQGCGKLKLRGKVVFEPGKKRGEKDKLVITEIPYTMIGANIGKFLSDIVGLIESKKTTDIADISNESSKEGIRIVLELKKGTDVERLKNLLYKKTKLEDTFGVNMLAIVDGRPETLSLRDIIAHHTDFHYGLVKRKYKTLLNKLYDQREVKEGLIKACDMIDLIIEILRGSKNLKEAKACLTKGEVGNIRFKSSESMIEACKLSFTEKQAEAILDLRLGKLIGLEILALREEYDEIVSKIAEYEDILNNPDSMRNVMKKDLAAIKKEYQKKRKTAIEDGAEAVYEEEPVKEEQVYFVMDRFGYAKTLDKAVYQRNQENLPKDYKYIVPCMNTDKICIFTDTGVLHQIKVLDIPAGKYKDKGTPIDNLGNYDSADEAIIAVLAAQDMIHASLLFATEQGMLKIVSGSEFQVTKRTVSATKLSDGDALLSVKPLKTEGGTAALDMVILETKEGIFLRFSLEEVPEKKKGAVGVRGIKLSKDDILLHIYLMESDDITSIDYKGKRLDFNKLKLARRDTKGSKIRR; the protein is encoded by the coding sequence ATGGCGGAACATATTATAAGGGCAGAGTTTTCTGAGGTCATGCAGAAGTCATATATTGACTATGCCATGAGCGTAATCTGTGCGCGGGCTCTCCCTGATATCAGAGACGGGTTAAAGCCAGTGCAGCGCCGTGTCCTGTATGCCATGGACGAGCTGAATTTAAGATACGACAGGCCCCACAGAAAGTCTGCGAGAATTGTCGGTGATACCATGGGTAAGTACCATCCTCACGGAGACAGTTCCATCTATGAGTCACTGGTGGTGATGGAACAGGATTTCAAAAAAGGAATGCCTTTGGTAGACGGACATGGAAACTTTGGTTCGATTGAAGGCGATGGGGCTGCGGCCATGCGTTATACGGAGGCTAGGCTGAAAAAATTTACCCAGGAGGTATACCTGGCAGATCTGGACAAAAATGTGGTGGATTTTACAGCCAACTTTGATGAGACGGAAAAGGAACCGGAGGTACTCCCGGTAAGAGTGCCCAATCTGCTGATCAATGGCGCAGAGGGGATCGCCGTCGGTATGACCACCAGCATTCCTCCCCACAATCTTGGGGAAGTGGTGGATGCTATGACCGCATATTTGGATGATGAATCGGTGGACAATGATCAACTCCTGACCTATATCCAGGGACCTGATTTCCCTACCGGAGGTTTGGTAGTAAACAAAAAGGATCTAAGGAATATTTATTCCCAGGGCTGCGGAAAGCTGAAGCTGCGAGGAAAGGTTGTCTTTGAGCCAGGAAAGAAGCGGGGAGAAAAGGACAAGCTGGTCATCACGGAAATACCCTATACGATGATCGGAGCCAATATCGGTAAGTTCCTTTCTGATATTGTAGGTCTCATTGAATCAAAGAAAACGACAGATATTGCGGATATCTCCAATGAATCGTCCAAAGAAGGGATCCGCATCGTGTTGGAGCTGAAAAAGGGCACCGATGTGGAGCGCCTGAAAAATCTGCTTTATAAAAAGACCAAGCTGGAGGATACGTTCGGCGTGAATATGCTTGCCATTGTGGACGGCAGGCCGGAGACACTAAGCCTCCGGGATATCATTGCGCATCATACGGACTTCCACTATGGTCTTGTGAAACGGAAATATAAGACTCTTCTGAACAAACTTTACGACCAGCGTGAAGTCAAGGAGGGATTGATCAAAGCCTGTGACATGATCGATCTGATCATTGAGATTCTAAGAGGCAGTAAAAACCTGAAAGAGGCAAAAGCCTGCCTGACAAAGGGAGAAGTGGGCAATATCCGCTTTAAATCCTCAGAGTCTATGATCGAAGCCTGCAAGCTGTCTTTCACAGAAAAACAGGCGGAAGCAATTCTGGATTTAAGGCTTGGAAAATTAATCGGGCTGGAGATCCTGGCGCTGCGGGAAGAATACGATGAGATTGTGTCCAAAATCGCGGAATATGAGGATATTTTAAATAATCCAGATTCTATGCGGAATGTGATGAAAAAAGATCTGGCTGCTATAAAGAAGGAATACCAGAAAAAACGAAAAACTGCCATTGAGGACGGAGCAGAGGCTGTCTACGAGGAAGAGCCGGTGAAAGAGGAGCAGGTTTACTTTGTCATGGACCGTTTTGGTTATGCTAAGACATTGGATAAGGCAGTTTACCAGAGAAACCAGGAAAATTTACCGAAGGATTATAAATATATTGTTCCGTGCATGAATACAGACAAGATCTGTATTTTTACAGACACCGGTGTTTTACATCAGATCAAGGTACTGGATATACCGGCAGGGAAATATAAGGATAAAGGAACCCCGATCGACAATCTGGGCAATTACGACAGCGCGGATGAAGCCATCATCGCTGTGCTGGCTGCCCAGGATATGATCCATGCCAGTCTTTTATTTGCAACAGAACAGGGAATGTTAAAGATCGTTTCCGGAAGTGAGTTCCAGGTGACAAAGAGGACGGTATCCGCAACAAAACTGTCAGACGGGGATGCCCTGCTCTCAGTGAAACCTCTGAAAACCGAAGGTGGAACGGCGGCTTTGGATATGGTAATATTAGAGACAAAAGAGGGGATCTTTCTGAGATTTTCTCTGGAGGAGGTTCCTGAAAAGAAAAAGGGTGCCGTGGGCGTAAGAGGGATCAAGCTTTCCAAGGATGATATTCTGCTTCACATTTATCTCATGGAATCTGACGATATTACATCCATAGATTATAAGGGCAAGCGGCTGGATTTTAATAAGTTAAAACTTGCAAGACGGGATACAAAAGGCTCCAAGATCCGGCGCTGA
- a CDS encoding glycosyltransferase: MTIDLVIPTYKPGKKLEESLRRLSLQTVTFDTIYLINTEEEFFTKHLNDAYPNVVVKHIKKEEFDHGGTRNYGASLSDADIIAFMTDDAVPRDKYLTKHLLEAFEDPDVGAAYGRQLADPKDNYLEYYTRTFNYPAESSKKTKADLPRLGIKTFFCSNVCSAYRKKDYDEMGGFIKKTIFNEDMIMASKLIEAGRTIAYEADAAVWHWHNYRCFDQLHRNFDLAVSQVSYGGMFLEVSSESEGMKMVLNTLKHLLFTGRFLKIPKFMADTVCKYIGYKLGRNYKKLPKSLILKLTMNRSYWDSYEKI, translated from the coding sequence ATGACGATTGATCTTGTAATTCCAACCTATAAGCCAGGGAAAAAGCTGGAGGAATCCCTCCGGCGCCTGTCTCTGCAGACGGTCACATTTGATACTATTTATCTGATTAACACGGAGGAGGAATTCTTCACAAAACATCTGAACGATGCATACCCCAACGTGGTTGTGAAGCATATTAAGAAAGAAGAGTTTGACCACGGTGGTACAAGGAATTATGGTGCCTCGCTGTCAGATGCGGACATCATAGCATTTATGACAGATGACGCTGTGCCGAGAGATAAATACCTGACAAAACATCTGCTGGAAGCGTTTGAAGACCCGGACGTGGGAGCCGCATACGGACGACAGCTGGCAGATCCGAAGGACAATTATCTGGAGTACTATACAAGGACGTTCAATTATCCCGCCGAAAGTTCTAAAAAGACAAAGGCAGATTTACCGAGGCTTGGGATCAAGACATTTTTCTGCTCCAATGTCTGCAGCGCATATCGTAAAAAGGACTATGACGAGATGGGCGGTTTCATAAAGAAGACGATCTTTAACGAGGATATGATCATGGCCTCTAAATTGATTGAAGCGGGCAGAACCATTGCCTATGAGGCAGACGCCGCCGTATGGCACTGGCACAATTACCGCTGTTTTGACCAACTGCACAGAAACTTTGACCTGGCAGTCTCACAGGTTTCCTACGGAGGCATGTTTCTAGAAGTGTCATCGGAATCAGAGGGCATGAAGATGGTGCTCAACACATTAAAGCATTTACTGTTTACAGGGAGATTCTTAAAGATCCCTAAATTCATGGCAGACACTGTCTGCAAATATATTGGATACAAACTGGGAAGAAATTATAAAAAGCTCCCGAAAAGCCTGATCCTGAAACTGACCATGAACCGCTCTTATTGGGATTCGTATGAAAAGATTTAG
- a CDS encoding LCP family protein → MGKKFKIITAVFLVIALSIGGVLGYYDAKLEASVTPKGNLSKVDVGDDVKFDKDVVNILLVGSDRRSDETESGRSDSSMIATINMKTKELKLTSLMRDMYVDIPGHGRDKLNSAYSYGGVDLLYKTIAQNFDIKIDKYCVVDFSTFEKVINEVGGIEINLEEKEANYLNTTNYISKKKYRNVKAGKQTLNGNQALGYSRVRYVSNSRYGDGEFGRTGRQRAVLEATYKKIIKQNPMKILDIGFSALDDVSTDMNASYIKGLVMSVVQFGVPKVQQMRIPIEGTYMQGRAQNRMFVFFINFDANKAAMEHFIFSKGKDQDFATKYGGYQNVETYGYSAKPDSEDAVDSSPGSYKR, encoded by the coding sequence TTGGGAAAGAAATTTAAAATTATTACGGCTGTTTTCCTTGTAATTGCTCTGTCAATCGGAGGAGTTTTAGGATACTATGATGCGAAGCTGGAGGCTTCGGTGACACCAAAGGGAAATTTGAGCAAAGTAGATGTGGGAGACGACGTTAAATTTGATAAAGATGTAGTTAATATTCTTTTGGTGGGTTCTGACCGCAGGTCAGATGAAACAGAGTCAGGCCGGTCCGACTCTTCTATGATTGCCACGATCAATATGAAGACAAAAGAATTAAAGCTGACCTCTCTGATGCGGGATATGTATGTGGATATTCCCGGCCACGGAAGAGATAAATTGAATTCAGCATATTCTTACGGCGGTGTGGATCTGCTTTACAAAACAATCGCCCAGAATTTTGATATTAAGATTGATAAATACTGTGTCGTAGACTTTTCTACCTTTGAGAAGGTAATCAATGAGGTTGGAGGCATCGAGATCAACCTGGAGGAGAAAGAAGCTAATTATCTTAATACGACCAACTATATTTCCAAAAAGAAGTACCGCAACGTAAAAGCGGGAAAACAGACGCTGAACGGAAATCAGGCCCTCGGCTATTCCAGAGTGCGTTATGTATCAAACAGCAGATACGGCGACGGGGAATTCGGAAGGACCGGCCGTCAGAGGGCTGTTCTGGAAGCCACATATAAGAAGATCATCAAACAGAATCCAATGAAGATCCTGGATATCGGCTTCAGCGCTTTGGATGATGTCTCTACTGACATGAATGCCAGCTACATCAAAGGTCTGGTCATGTCTGTGGTCCAGTTCGGAGTGCCGAAGGTTCAGCAGATGAGAATCCCGATCGAGGGAACCTATATGCAGGGCAGAGCCCAGAACCGGATGTTCGTTTTCTTTATCAACTTTGATGCCAATAAGGCGGCCATGGAGCATTTTATTTTCAGCAAAGGAAAGGATCAGGATTTTGCCACGAAATACGGCGGATATCAAAATGTAGAGACCTATGGGTATTCAGCAAAACCGGATTCTGAGGATGCGGTGGACAGTTCCCCTGGAAGTTATAAAAGATAA